One segment of Pleomorphomonas sp. PLEO DNA contains the following:
- a CDS encoding MFS transporter encodes MPLALYALTAGAFGIGVTEFVIMGLLLEVGADFGVSIATAGLLISGYALGVVVGAPVLTVLTARWPRKTVLLALMVVFIAGNAACALAPGYGFLMAARVLTALAHGTFFGVGSVVATGLVSPDRKASAIAVMFTGLTVANILGVPLGTWIGQQFGWRATFAAVTLVGLAAFAVIALFVPRDDRPTDAEDWRADLAAILRVPVLLGLLTTVLGYAGVFAVFTYIAPMLTRISGFSEAAVSPILLVFGGGLVVGNLVGGRLGDRGVLAAVFGTLIALALVLAAMTLGLGSPIAAVLLTGLLGAAGFATVAPLQMWVLSKAEGAGQNLASSLNIAAFNLGNAIGAWAGGEVIDHGPGLAFVPLVAALFPVAAVVVALMAVTVSRRSTQVYPST; translated from the coding sequence ATGCCGTTAGCTCTTTACGCCCTGACAGCCGGTGCTTTTGGCATCGGCGTCACGGAATTTGTCATCATGGGATTGCTGCTGGAGGTCGGCGCCGATTTCGGCGTCTCGATCGCTACGGCGGGTCTACTGATCTCGGGTTATGCGCTCGGTGTCGTCGTTGGCGCGCCGGTCCTGACGGTCTTGACCGCGCGCTGGCCGCGCAAGACCGTGCTGCTCGCCCTGATGGTCGTCTTTATCGCCGGCAACGCCGCCTGCGCCCTGGCGCCGGGCTATGGATTCCTCATGGCTGCGCGGGTGTTGACCGCGCTCGCCCATGGCACCTTCTTTGGGGTTGGATCTGTGGTGGCGACAGGCCTTGTTTCTCCTGATCGCAAGGCATCGGCTATCGCTGTGATGTTCACCGGACTGACGGTTGCCAACATTCTCGGGGTACCGCTCGGAACATGGATCGGCCAGCAGTTTGGATGGCGCGCGACTTTCGCTGCCGTAACCCTGGTCGGGCTTGCCGCTTTCGCGGTCATCGCGCTCTTCGTACCCAGGGATGACCGGCCAACCGACGCTGAAGATTGGCGAGCCGACCTTGCAGCCATCCTCCGCGTACCCGTGCTGCTTGGTCTCCTCACCACGGTTCTCGGCTATGCCGGAGTCTTCGCGGTCTTCACCTACATCGCTCCGATGCTGACCCGCATCAGCGGCTTCAGTGAGGCGGCCGTGTCGCCCATCCTGCTCGTCTTCGGTGGCGGGCTGGTCGTTGGCAATCTCGTTGGCGGCAGACTAGGGGATCGGGGCGTTCTTGCCGCGGTGTTCGGCACGCTGATCGCGCTGGCTCTGGTTCTGGCGGCGATGACGCTAGGTCTCGGCTCGCCCATCGCGGCGGTCCTACTCACCGGGTTGCTCGGTGCCGCCGGTTTTGCCACCGTCGCGCCACTCCAGATGTGGGTGCTATCAAAGGCGGAGGGCGCCGGCCAGAACCTCGCTTCATCTTTGAATATCGCTGCTTTCAATCTCGGCAACGCCATTGGTGCCTGGGCAGGTGGTGAGGTGATCGACCATGGCCCCGGCCTCGCCTTCGTGCCGCTGGTCGCGGCGTTGTTCCCGGTGGCGGCGGTCGTCGTCGCTCTGATGGCAGTCACGGTCAGCCGTCGCTCGACCCAGGTTTATCCATCAACCTGA
- the cueR gene encoding Cu(I)-responsive transcriptional regulator, protein MNIGEAAKASGVTAKMIRYYESTGLLRPAARRDNGYRDYGAVDVHELRFIRRARGLGFEMVEIAELLSLWRDGNRASRDVHHVASEHIESLRTRIAEMQGMVDTLSNLVVCCHGDDRPDCPILADLGGGVGAGQPLEPVNKRRQHA, encoded by the coding sequence ATGAACATCGGCGAAGCGGCCAAGGCGTCGGGCGTCACGGCCAAAATGATCCGCTACTATGAATCAACGGGCCTGCTGCGGCCGGCGGCTCGGCGTGACAATGGTTACCGCGACTATGGTGCCGTCGACGTTCACGAGCTGCGCTTCATTCGACGGGCGCGCGGGTTGGGGTTCGAGATGGTCGAGATCGCCGAACTGCTGTCGCTTTGGCGCGACGGTAATCGCGCCAGCCGCGACGTTCACCACGTGGCAAGCGAGCACATCGAGTCTCTAAGGACTCGCATTGCCGAGATGCAGGGTATGGTCGACACCTTGTCCAACCTGGTCGTCTGTTGCCACGGTGACGATCGCCCCGACTGCCCTATCCTTGCTGATCTCGGCGGCGGCGTCGGTGCCGGCCAACCGCTCGAGCCGGTCAACAAACGCCGTCAGCACGCCTGA
- a CDS encoding aldo/keto reductase, with product MDYRFLGRSGLKVPVLSLGTGTFGGTGPLFGAWGNTDVEEARRLLDICLEAGVNLFDTADVYSSGASEEVLGAALKGRRDSALISTKTSLPMGDGPNDAGSSRFRLIRAVENALKRLGTDYIDLLQLHAFDAATPVEEVLSTLDTLVRSGKVRYVGVSNFSGWQIMKALAVADRHGWPRYVANQVYYSLIGRDYEWDLMPLGADQGLGALVWSPLGWGRLTGKIKRGMPLPEGSRLHDTASYGPPVEDEHLYRVVEALEEVAAEVGKTVPQVALNWLIRRPTVSSVIIGARNEDQLRQNLGAIGWALTVEQIARLDEASAVAAPYPHFPYRRQEGFARLNPPIAG from the coding sequence ATGGACTATCGTTTTCTCGGACGCTCCGGCCTCAAGGTGCCGGTCTTGAGTTTGGGTACCGGCACATTTGGCGGTACAGGGCCGTTGTTCGGCGCCTGGGGCAATACCGACGTCGAAGAGGCGCGCCGTCTCCTCGACATTTGCCTGGAGGCCGGCGTCAACCTGTTCGATACGGCCGACGTCTATTCCTCCGGCGCGTCCGAGGAGGTGCTTGGTGCCGCCCTCAAAGGACGACGCGACAGCGCGCTCATCTCGACCAAGACCAGCCTGCCGATGGGCGATGGCCCGAATGATGCGGGTTCGTCGCGCTTCCGCCTGATCCGTGCCGTCGAGAACGCGCTGAAGCGGCTCGGCACCGACTATATCGATCTCCTGCAACTGCATGCCTTCGACGCGGCGACGCCGGTGGAGGAGGTGCTGTCCACGCTCGATACGCTCGTGCGATCCGGTAAGGTCCGTTACGTCGGTGTATCGAATTTCTCCGGCTGGCAGATCATGAAAGCTCTGGCCGTTGCCGATCGCCATGGCTGGCCGCGCTATGTCGCCAATCAGGTCTATTACTCGCTGATCGGCCGCGATTACGAATGGGATTTGATGCCGCTTGGCGCCGATCAGGGGCTCGGGGCGTTGGTATGGAGCCCGCTGGGCTGGGGTCGACTGACCGGAAAGATCAAACGCGGTATGCCCTTGCCCGAGGGAAGCCGCCTGCATGACACGGCAAGCTACGGGCCGCCGGTGGAAGACGAACACCTCTATCGTGTCGTCGAGGCGCTGGAGGAGGTTGCCGCCGAGGTGGGCAAGACCGTGCCGCAAGTCGCGCTCAACTGGCTGATCCGGCGGCCGACCGTGTCGTCCGTCATCATCGGCGCCCGCAACGAAGATCAGCTACGCCAGAACCTCGGCGCCATCGGCTGGGCGCTTACCGTCGAGCAAATCGCCAGGCTGGATGAGGCCAGTGCTGTCGCCGCTCCCTATCCGCACTTTCCGTATAGACGGCAGGAAGGCTTCGCCCGCCTCAACCCGCCGATAGCTGGATGA
- a CDS encoding VOC family protein, with product MILHRGRLIDHIQLRARDLPATAKFYRAALGALDIPLLADDDWHLACDELWIDALGEDESAATHVHLAFQANDQEVVRLFHQAGLAAGGRDNGGPGERSYQPGYYAAFLLDPDGNNIEAVFHGAAPRSVTSVEIDIGE from the coding sequence ATGATACTGCACCGAGGCCGCCTGATCGACCATATCCAACTCAGGGCCAGGGACCTTCCCGCCACGGCGAAATTCTATCGCGCAGCGCTCGGCGCGCTCGATATTCCGCTTCTGGCCGACGACGACTGGCATCTTGCCTGCGATGAACTCTGGATCGACGCATTGGGAGAGGATGAAAGCGCGGCGACGCACGTGCATCTGGCGTTCCAGGCGAACGACCAGGAGGTTGTCAGGCTGTTCCATCAGGCTGGGCTGGCCGCTGGCGGCCGCGATAACGGCGGACCGGGAGAGCGATCCTACCAGCCCGGCTATTACGCGGCCTTCCTGCTCGATCCGGACGGCAACAACATTGAGGCGGTCTTCCATGGTGCCGCCCCTCGTTCCGTGACTTCGGTGGAGATCGATATCGGGGAGTAG
- a CDS encoding LysR family transcriptional regulator, translating into MARSEINRSGEMEVFVCVVEQGGFSAAARVCRMTPSAVSKLVARLETRLGTRLVNRSTRAFQLTPEGCAFYERATRILADIEDAERSAGAGEQPVGRIRLNTSASYATHVLAPILPEFLERNPGVTLDLIQTDLVVDLLSERTDVAVRAGPLKSSSLVARKLGDSAMVVVGAPAYLARFGEPKTIDDLDHHTRLGFGYVRVLDGWPMKANGETVVIPTVGRVTASDGEALQRLALGGAGLARLAGFTVRGDIAAGRLVPVLEELNPGDRETFHAIHTGQGGPLPSRVRALLDFLALRGKVS; encoded by the coding sequence ATGGCGCGTTCTGAAATCAATCGATCGGGCGAAATGGAGGTTTTCGTTTGCGTCGTCGAGCAGGGCGGCTTTTCCGCCGCCGCCCGCGTGTGTCGCATGACGCCGTCGGCCGTCAGCAAGCTGGTCGCACGCTTGGAAACGCGGCTTGGAACGCGTCTCGTCAATCGCTCGACCCGCGCTTTTCAGCTGACGCCGGAGGGGTGCGCCTTCTATGAGCGGGCGACGCGCATTCTGGCCGATATCGAGGACGCCGAGCGGAGTGCCGGCGCCGGCGAACAGCCGGTAGGCCGTATCCGGCTGAACACCAGTGCGTCGTACGCCACCCATGTGCTCGCGCCGATCCTGCCGGAGTTTCTGGAGCGCAACCCCGGCGTGACGCTAGATCTGATCCAGACCGACCTAGTCGTCGATCTCTTGTCGGAGCGCACCGATGTGGCGGTTCGCGCCGGACCGCTCAAGAGTTCCAGTCTGGTTGCTCGCAAGCTCGGCGATAGCGCAATGGTCGTCGTTGGGGCACCCGCATATCTGGCCCGCTTCGGCGAGCCAAAGACCATCGACGACCTCGATCACCACACTCGCCTTGGCTTCGGTTATGTCCGCGTGCTCGACGGATGGCCGATGAAGGCAAATGGCGAAACGGTGGTCATCCCTACCGTGGGACGCGTGACGGCGAGCGATGGCGAAGCGTTGCAGCGGTTGGCGCTCGGCGGTGCCGGCCTTGCACGCCTTGCCGGCTTCACGGTTCGTGGCGACATTGCCGCAGGTCGGCTTGTCCCGGTTCTCGAAGAGCTGAATCCCGGCGATCGCGAGACGTTCCACGCCATCCATACCGGCCAGGGCGGCCCCCTCCCCTCGCGGGTGCGGGCGCTGCTGGACTTCCTCGCCCTGCGAGGAAAGGTTTCATAG
- a CDS encoding Gfo/Idh/MocA family protein, with protein sequence MAKLRWGILATGWIADLFVQDLLDNEIEVTAVGSRSIEKAVAFATKHGIPRSHGSYEALAADPEVDVVYIATPHPFHASAAELCIAEGKHVLIEKSFTLTGAEARHLLQLSRKHDVVVLEAMWTRFLPHMVRLREALASGMIGEIRTLLATHTQDLPDDPNHRLNALELGGGALLDLGIYPISFAFDILGQPSEVLASGRLKSTGADAEVSTLFRYANGASALTVSASDAPGSNRAEINGTEGHVEIDGVWYTPTSFRIYDSQKNLLEEFKPAEMKGRGMHFQAVELERLVAAGERTSPILPLEQSVAIMETLDAIRKQIGVIYPSEANKSG encoded by the coding sequence ATGGCCAAGTTACGTTGGGGCATTCTGGCGACCGGGTGGATCGCCGATCTCTTTGTCCAGGATCTCCTCGACAACGAAATCGAGGTGACGGCGGTTGGCTCGCGGTCCATCGAAAAGGCGGTCGCCTTCGCCACCAAACACGGCATCCCCAGGTCGCATGGCAGTTACGAGGCGCTTGCCGCCGATCCAGAGGTCGATGTCGTCTACATTGCGACACCGCACCCCTTCCATGCCAGCGCAGCGGAGCTCTGCATTGCCGAAGGCAAGCACGTCCTCATCGAAAAGTCCTTCACGCTGACCGGCGCGGAGGCTCGCCATCTCCTCCAACTTTCACGCAAGCACGACGTCGTCGTTCTTGAGGCCATGTGGACACGCTTTCTGCCACATATGGTCCGGCTGCGCGAGGCATTGGCCAGCGGGATGATCGGCGAGATCCGCACTCTCTTGGCAACTCACACTCAGGACTTGCCCGACGACCCGAACCACCGCCTCAACGCGCTGGAACTCGGCGGCGGCGCTTTGTTGGATCTGGGCATCTATCCGATCTCCTTTGCTTTCGACATTCTGGGGCAACCGAGTGAGGTTCTTGCTTCGGGCCGCCTGAAGTCGACCGGCGCCGATGCTGAGGTGTCTACCCTGTTCCGCTATGCGAACGGCGCCAGCGCTTTGACAGTGTCCGCCAGCGATGCGCCGGGCAGCAATCGCGCCGAAATCAACGGCACGGAAGGCCACGTCGAGATCGACGGGGTCTGGTACACGCCGACCAGTTTCCGCATCTACGATAGCCAGAAGAACCTGCTCGAGGAGTTCAAGCCGGCCGAAATGAAGGGGCGCGGCATGCACTTCCAGGCCGTCGAACTTGAGCGGTTGGTCGCCGCGGGCGAGCGGACCAGCCCCATTCTGCCGCTCGAGCAAAGCGTCGCCATCATGGAAACACTCGACGCCATCAGAAAGCAGATCGGCGTGATCTATCCCAGCGAGGCGAACAAGTCCGGCTGA
- a CDS encoding gluconate:H+ symporter has translation MPLVIVVAGIVLLLVLIMKLKLNTFVSLIIVSFCVALALGLPLDKVVKSIESGLGGTLGHIALIFGLGAMLGRLISDAGGAQRIAVTLIEKFGERNVQWAVVVASFIIGIALFFEVGLVLLVPIVLTMAKQMKLSPLHLGVPMCAALLATHAFLPPHPGPTVIAGEYGADIGQVLVYGILIAIPAVIIAGPIYNAIAKRIVPSGFAKRADLEAIGSFKTLDLDKTPAFGISVLTAMLPVIMMSVAAIIAVIRSEAGIADNTGFAVIRLVGDASVSMVVSLLFAMWTMGVKRNIPVKDVMASCASAASHIGMMLLIIGGGGAFKQVLIDGGVGKYVADLFAGSNASPLIFAWGVAALLRISLGSATVAAISTAGLVIPMLATHNVNLALVTLATGAGSAICSHVNDAGFWMFKEYFGLTMKETFGTWTVLSTLVSVIGLIGVLVLEGFVG, from the coding sequence ATGCCTTTAGTCATCGTTGTCGCCGGCATCGTGCTGCTGCTGGTTCTGATCATGAAGCTGAAACTGAATACGTTCGTTTCGCTGATCATCGTCTCCTTCTGCGTCGCGCTGGCTCTCGGCCTGCCGCTCGACAAGGTGGTGAAATCCATCGAGAGCGGCCTCGGCGGCACGCTCGGCCACATCGCGCTGATCTTCGGCCTCGGCGCCATGCTGGGTCGGCTGATCTCCGACGCCGGTGGCGCCCAACGCATCGCCGTGACACTGATCGAGAAGTTCGGCGAGCGAAACGTGCAGTGGGCGGTGGTCGTCGCCTCGTTCATCATCGGCATTGCGCTGTTCTTCGAAGTCGGTCTGGTGCTGCTGGTGCCGATCGTGCTGACCATGGCCAAGCAGATGAAGCTGTCGCCGCTGCATCTTGGCGTGCCGATGTGCGCCGCGCTGCTGGCCACCCACGCCTTCCTGCCGCCGCACCCCGGCCCGACGGTGATTGCCGGCGAATACGGCGCCGACATTGGGCAGGTTCTGGTCTATGGCATCCTTATCGCCATTCCGGCGGTGATCATCGCCGGCCCGATCTATAACGCCATCGCCAAGCGGATCGTGCCGTCGGGCTTCGCCAAGCGCGCCGATCTTGAAGCGATCGGCTCCTTCAAGACCCTCGACCTCGACAAGACTCCGGCCTTCGGCATCTCCGTGCTCACCGCCATGCTGCCGGTGATCATGATGTCGGTGGCTGCCATCATCGCGGTGATCCGCAGCGAGGCCGGCATTGCCGACAATACAGGCTTCGCCGTCATCCGCCTGGTGGGCGACGCCTCGGTGTCGATGGTGGTGTCGCTACTGTTCGCCATGTGGACCATGGGCGTCAAACGCAACATCCCCGTCAAGGACGTCATGGCCTCCTGCGCCTCGGCGGCAAGCCATATCGGCATGATGCTGCTGATCATCGGTGGCGGCGGCGCCTTCAAGCAGGTGCTGATCGACGGCGGCGTCGGCAAGTATGTGGCCGACCTGTTCGCCGGTTCGAACGCTTCGCCGCTGATCTTCGCCTGGGGTGTCGCAGCGCTGCTGCGCATCTCGCTCGGCTCGGCGACGGTTGCCGCCATCTCGACGGCTGGCCTCGTCATCCCAATGCTGGCGACGCACAACGTCAACCTTGCCTTGGTGACGCTGGCCACCGGCGCGGGCTCGGCCATCTGCAGCCACGTCAACGACGCCGGCTTCTGGATGTTCAAGGAGTATTTCGGCCTGACGATGAAGGAGACCTTCGGCACGTGGACGGTTCTCTCCACGCTCGTCTCGGTGATCGGCCTTATCGGCGTCCTGGTGCTGGAAGGCTTCGTCGGCTAA